One genomic segment of Streptomyces sp. RerS4 includes these proteins:
- a CDS encoding IS5 family transposase (programmed frameshift): MVERLVPDELWVLFQRVVPEAPSRTQGGGRLAGTAIGKCWPRSCSWQQLPTASFGPSGATADRRFTEWSKARVWAKLHRLVLDELGSRGELDWSRCAIESVNMRALKKGDLTGPNPVDRGKFGSKIHLITERTGLPLSVAISGANLHDSHALEPLVRGIPAIRSRRGRRRRKPGELHADKGYDYVHLRRWLRGRGITHRIARKGIESSQRLGRHRWTIERTMAWLAGCRRLHRRYERKAEHFPAFTSIACTLICYRRLAK; this comes from the exons ATTGTTGAGCGGCTGGTGCCGGATGAGTTGTGGGTGCTGTTCCAGCGGGTGGTTCCTGAGGCGCCGTCGCGGACGCAGGGCGGCGGCCGGCTCGCCGGCACGGCGATCGGGAAGTGCTGGCCGCGATCGTGTTCGTGGCAGCAGCTGCCCACGGCGTCTTTCGGGCCGTCGGGGGCGACAGCTGACCGGCGCTTTACCGAGTGGAGCAAGGCCCGGGTGTGGGCCAAGCTCCACCGTCTGGTCCTCGACGAGCTCGGTTCTCGCGGTGAGCTGGACTGGTCACGCTGTGCCATCGAGTCGGTGAACATGCGAGCCCTGAAAA AGGGGGACCTGACGGGTCCGAATCCTGTTGACCGGGGCAAGTTCGGGTCGAAGATCCACTTGATCACGGAGCGGACCGGTCTGCCCCTGTCCGTCGCAATCTCGGGCGCGAACCTGCATGACAGCCATGCCCTGGAGCCCCTCGTCCGCGGGATACCGGCCATCCGGTCGCGCCGCGGCCGCCGACGGCGCAAGCCTGGCGAGCTCCACGCGGACAAGGGCTACGACTATGTTCACCTGCGGAGATGGTTACGCGGACGCGGCATCACGCACCGCATAGCCCGTAAGGGCATCGAGTCTTCGCAGCGGCTCGGCCGCCACCGGTGGACCATCGAACGCACCATGGCGTGGCTCGCCGGCTGCCGCCGCCTCCACCGCCGTTACGAACGCAAGGCCGAGCACTTTCCGGCCTTCACCAGCATCGCCTGCACCCTCATCTGCTACCGCCGACTCGCCAAATGA
- a CDS encoding IS5 family transposase (programmed frameshift), whose translation MGRGTWSWIVPYGLWEIAEPLIPPSKVRPQGGGTPDTPDETLFAAIVYVLVSGCAWRSLPPCFGISKSTAHRRFLIWSRAGVWGRLHEEILHRLDDAGLLDLSRAVLDSAHVRAKKGGELTGPSPVDRGKPGSKMHVLSDANGLPLLVGVSAANTHDSLALKPMVTGHPTRHDPHRGRHFKPQRLHADKAYDVPHLRKWLRCKRIGVRIARKGIESSERLGRRRWVIERTMSWLTGYRRLNHRYERHPRNYLAFLGLAAAICCYKRLLRLTT comes from the exons ATGGGGCGGGGTACTTGGAGTTGGATAGTTCCGTACGGGCTGTGGGAGATCGCGGAGCCGCTGATCCCGCCGTCCAAGGTGCGGCCGCAGGGTGGCGGGACGCCGGATACGCCTGATGAGACGCTGTTCGCGGCGATCGTCTACGTGCTGGTCAGCGGGTGCGCCTGGCGGTCGCTGCCGCCGTGCTTCGGGATATCGAAGTCGACAGCCCACCGCAGGTTCCTGATCTGGTCGAGGGCCGGAGTATGGGGCCGGCTGCACGAGGAGATCCTGCACCGCTTGGACGACGCCGGCCTCCTCGATCTCTCCCGTGCCGTCCTGGACTCCGCCCACGTGAGGGCCA AAAAAGGGGGCGAACTCACAGGTCCGAGCCCCGTGGACCGAGGCAAGCCGGGCTCCAAGATGCACGTCCTGTCGGATGCGAACGGACTGCCCCTCCTCGTCGGCGTCAGCGCGGCCAACACCCACGACAGCCTCGCGCTGAAGCCCATGGTCACAGGTCACCCAACGAGACACGACCCCCACCGCGGCCGCCACTTCAAACCCCAACGCCTCCACGCAGACAAGGCCTACGACGTTCCCCACCTGCGGAAATGGCTACGCTGCAAACGCATCGGGGTCCGCATCGCACGCAAGGGCATCGAGTCATCAGAGCGACTCGGACGCCGCCGGTGGGTGATTGAGCGAACGATGTCCTGGCTGACCGGCTACCGCCGGCTCAACCACCGCTACGAACGCCACCCCCGCAACTACCTGGCATTCCTCGGCCTCGCCGCAGCCATCTGCTGCTACAAACGCCTCCTCCGCCTCACCACATAG
- a CDS encoding IclR family transcriptional regulator C-terminal domain-containing protein: protein MSEGGSEESGGAVGLPDRPRFIAQLPPRLQAEYWDFHDSSYDAYWGIAWDALGFSDAYTVGLGPLWPEPAAEDPVHPERAAEALRTLSVSAVHAAKSASRLAVFASDITLATGALVFACVLHLAGDESGARFWWQYAAGAGNRTAAYCLYLDHSSHGDYQDAQHWAGQAQPAGKPFTPAPWWDAGTAEPVPAAAYTRMARSTTTATHPDLGDIPLPAPRLAKHVLTAAPPPAPWDYPLTPGTWMLGSRRQGKPAPPDGAPRRRRTHPAPVTAGPATTTPARSPAPTRSQALREARRALAVVRVLQGHRLGVDIRQISQETGLPETTLTPILNMLCEEEFADPITDTVFAPGLALDRLALPGGAGATAQLQRTLAITRQEIGAAIYFGRYTAGDIRIPQASTADTTPPVREDIPFRYAGHATAIGKSLLGQLDPAGYADHVSRYKPEAYTERTITSTRTLLERLNRLRPGAPVYDTFEYGAEWCCSAVSVSVGGEAVSLALSLPADHIHRLGDTTQQLRRKAVPIMLTLLLAGEIPAEGPEEETEPSPLTQTTDDGVITPGALVRLRRMFTKPVTSATTISSAPLAWSGPHLVTDDTSASLYYFDAAPGLIQDPALTLPQTLTVRPQADPTPQDTPSGWERPATHTPGELTVYRT, encoded by the coding sequence GTGAGCGAAGGGGGCTCGGAAGAGTCGGGCGGCGCCGTGGGCCTGCCTGACCGCCCCCGCTTCATAGCCCAGCTGCCGCCGCGCCTTCAGGCGGAGTACTGGGACTTCCACGACAGCTCCTACGACGCGTACTGGGGCATCGCGTGGGACGCCCTCGGCTTCTCGGACGCGTACACGGTCGGCCTCGGGCCGCTGTGGCCTGAACCGGCGGCCGAGGACCCCGTCCACCCCGAGCGGGCCGCCGAGGCCCTGCGGACGCTGAGCGTCTCCGCAGTCCACGCCGCGAAGTCCGCCTCCCGGCTCGCGGTGTTCGCCTCCGACATCACCCTTGCGACCGGCGCGCTCGTCTTCGCCTGCGTCCTGCACCTGGCCGGGGACGAGAGCGGCGCCCGCTTCTGGTGGCAGTACGCGGCCGGCGCCGGCAACCGCACCGCCGCCTACTGCCTCTACCTCGACCACAGCAGCCACGGCGACTACCAGGACGCCCAGCACTGGGCCGGCCAGGCCCAGCCCGCCGGGAAACCCTTCACGCCCGCGCCATGGTGGGACGCCGGCACCGCCGAACCCGTCCCGGCCGCCGCCTACACCCGCATGGCCCGCAGCACCACCACCGCCACCCACCCCGACCTCGGCGACATCCCCCTGCCCGCCCCCCGCCTCGCCAAGCACGTCCTCACCGCCGCACCACCGCCCGCCCCCTGGGACTACCCCCTCACCCCCGGCACCTGGATGCTCGGCAGCAGGCGCCAAGGCAAGCCCGCCCCGCCGGACGGCGCCCCGCGGCGCCGACGAACCCACCCCGCACCCGTCACCGCCGGGCCCGCCACCACCACACCCGCGCGCTCGCCCGCGCCGACGAGGAGCCAGGCCCTGCGGGAGGCCCGCCGCGCCCTGGCCGTGGTCCGCGTCCTGCAGGGCCACCGCCTCGGCGTCGACATCCGGCAGATCAGCCAGGAGACCGGCCTGCCCGAGACCACCCTCACCCCCATCCTCAACATGCTCTGCGAGGAGGAGTTCGCCGACCCCATCACCGACACCGTCTTCGCCCCCGGTCTCGCCCTGGACCGCCTCGCCCTGCCCGGCGGCGCCGGAGCCACAGCCCAGCTCCAGCGCACCCTGGCCATCACCCGCCAGGAGATCGGCGCCGCCATCTACTTCGGCCGCTACACCGCCGGAGACATCCGCATCCCTCAAGCCTCCACCGCCGACACCACCCCGCCGGTCCGCGAGGACATCCCCTTCCGCTACGCCGGCCACGCCACCGCCATCGGCAAGTCCCTCCTCGGCCAGCTCGACCCGGCCGGCTACGCCGACCACGTCTCCCGCTACAAGCCCGAGGCCTACACCGAGCGCACGATCACCAGCACCCGCACCCTCCTGGAACGCCTCAACCGCCTGCGCCCCGGCGCACCCGTCTACGACACCTTCGAATACGGCGCCGAATGGTGCTGCTCCGCCGTCTCCGTCAGCGTCGGCGGCGAAGCCGTCTCCCTCGCCCTGTCCCTGCCCGCCGACCACATCCACCGCCTCGGCGACACCACCCAGCAACTGCGCCGCAAAGCCGTCCCGATCATGCTCACCCTGCTCCTGGCCGGCGAGATCCCCGCCGAAGGACCCGAAGAGGAGACCGAGCCGTCCCCATTGACCCAGACCACCGACGACGGCGTGATCACCCCCGGTGCCCTGGTACGCCTGCGCCGCATGTTCACCAAACCCGTGACCAGCGCGACAACGATCAGCAGCGCACCCCTGGCCTGGTCCGGCCCGCACCTGGTCACCGACGACACCTCCGCCAGCCTCTACTACTTCGACGCGGCCCCCGGCCTGATCCAGGACCCGGCCCTCACCCTGCCCCAGACCCTCACCGTCCGGCCGCAGGCCGACCCCACGCCGCAGGACACGCCCTCCGGCTGGGAACGGCCCGCCACCCACACCCCCGGGGAGCTCACCGTGTACCGGACCTGA
- a CDS encoding helix-turn-helix transcriptional regulator: MTHSPDTGIGARVRVARIAAGLTQAEMAGLVGRSERWAEDVEAGRLPLDRYSLITAVATVCEVDVVWLLGQPYRLRREQGSVVPHVPALRAALRRSSLILSGHPGLVPSGPAADVQRVRDQAAATNRHRQGANLPAVAGLLPSLLEDLNTTILMHERGTAEWDEALRLLVDAARNARQTLNQTGLPDLAWVAAEVAAGAATQLDDPIVKAAVAWDRCGALLHQGSARETQAVADAALRDLEPISATGDTDVLVLEGALVLRQVVACARAGDADGAWSQAGRALEVAERLPDGHHDLRWQTVFSRANVLVHTTEAGVEVDAPDTGLSFVDDVDVAAMPSRERITHYRIDEARAMHRMGRSGEAVVTLRAAAQRAPHYVHAHPMARELVGDMVRRGVPSQAAALSGLVRGMELVS, translated from the coding sequence ATGACCCATTCCCCCGACACCGGCATTGGTGCGCGCGTGCGTGTGGCCCGGATCGCGGCAGGCCTGACGCAGGCGGAGATGGCCGGGCTGGTGGGCCGCTCGGAGCGGTGGGCTGAGGATGTCGAGGCCGGCCGTCTCCCGTTGGACCGGTACTCGCTGATCACGGCCGTGGCGACCGTCTGCGAGGTCGACGTCGTCTGGCTGCTGGGACAGCCTTACCGGCTGCGCCGCGAGCAGGGCTCCGTCGTCCCGCACGTGCCCGCGCTCCGCGCGGCGCTGCGCCGTTCCTCGCTGATTCTCTCCGGCCACCCCGGTCTCGTGCCGTCCGGGCCGGCCGCCGACGTCCAGCGTGTCCGGGACCAGGCCGCCGCCACCAACCGGCACCGCCAGGGCGCGAACCTCCCCGCGGTCGCGGGCCTCCTGCCCTCGCTGCTGGAGGATCTGAACACCACGATCCTGATGCACGAGCGCGGCACCGCCGAGTGGGACGAGGCCCTGCGCCTGCTGGTCGACGCGGCCCGCAACGCCCGCCAGACCCTCAACCAGACCGGTCTGCCCGATCTGGCGTGGGTGGCGGCGGAAGTCGCGGCCGGGGCCGCGACCCAGCTGGACGACCCGATCGTGAAGGCCGCCGTCGCCTGGGACCGGTGCGGCGCCCTGCTCCACCAGGGCTCGGCCCGCGAGACGCAGGCGGTCGCCGATGCCGCCCTGCGGGATCTGGAGCCGATCTCGGCGACGGGGGACACTGACGTCCTTGTGCTGGAAGGCGCTCTGGTGCTGCGTCAGGTCGTGGCTTGCGCACGGGCCGGTGACGCCGACGGGGCCTGGAGCCAGGCCGGTCGTGCGCTGGAGGTCGCCGAGCGCCTTCCGGACGGCCATCACGATCTGCGGTGGCAGACCGTGTTCTCCCGGGCGAACGTCCTGGTGCACACCACCGAGGCCGGCGTCGAAGTCGACGCCCCCGACACCGGGCTGTCGTTCGTTGACGACGTCGACGTCGCCGCGATGCCGAGCCGGGAGCGCATCACCCACTACCGGATCGACGAGGCGCGGGCCATGCACCGCATGGGCCGCTCCGGGGAGGCCGTGGTCACCCTGCGGGCGGCGGCGCAGCGCGCCCCGCACTATGTCCACGCGCACCCGATGGCCCGGGAGCTGGTCGGCGACATGGTCCGACGGGGCGTCCCGTCGCAGGCCGCCGCCCTGTCGGGGTTGGTGCGCGGGATGGAACTCGTGTCCTGA
- a CDS encoding SpoIIE family protein phosphatase, whose translation MGAEDEPLPGEEQDRRAGPSAPGGLLDLLGVAAVVLDTRGRIVFWSPQADEVFGYTAEEALGQYAAHLFVHEEHQDLVVKLFAEVMSTGASWAGAFPIRHKDGGTRLVEFRNMRLLDDLGDVYALGIAADQSTLARVETDLALSQRLVSQAPIGIALLDTGLRYLLVNPALERINGIAAADHVGKHPRDVLTFLDVETIESALRQVLLTGTPVIDQYTVGRTPADPDHDHAWSVSYFRIEGASGRVIGVANSVVDVSERHRATTEADRARRRLAVIADASARVGTTLEVERTAQELVEVAVSDLADIATVDILDDVLAFRRAAPSHEPGPELFRSLAVAAAYPTPATTAALSVGDLAAYGADRLITRCVHTGQPIVVAHASGADLQHIARDADAAAAFAQAGVHAYLAVPLIARNEVLGTLDLLRARNPLPFDEDDVILASELATRAAVAIDNARWHQSVRNTAETLQRSLLPSHPPPLTGLEVASLYQPAQATHEVGGDWYDVIPLADDRTALVVGDVMGNGIDAAATMGRLRTATCAFADLDLDPDQVLQHLDKITQGLEHYIATCIYAIYDPRDHRCRIANAGHLPPVLAPAGHRTRLLDLPTGAPLGVGGVHFHTTTFDLNPGDRLVLYTDGLVETRHHPIDERLDALLHTLDGPRRPLADTCQWLLHSLRHPDDHDDVAILIAQATPAC comes from the coding sequence ATGGGTGCAGAAGACGAGCCGCTCCCAGGGGAGGAGCAGGACCGCCGGGCGGGGCCGTCGGCGCCGGGAGGGCTGCTTGATCTGCTCGGTGTGGCCGCCGTCGTATTGGATACCCGTGGGCGGATCGTGTTCTGGAGCCCGCAGGCCGATGAGGTGTTCGGTTACACCGCCGAGGAGGCCCTGGGCCAGTACGCAGCTCACCTGTTCGTCCACGAGGAGCACCAGGACCTGGTGGTCAAGCTGTTCGCCGAGGTGATGAGCACCGGGGCGAGCTGGGCCGGCGCGTTCCCCATCCGGCACAAGGACGGCGGCACGCGCCTGGTGGAGTTCCGCAACATGCGGCTGCTGGACGACCTCGGCGACGTCTACGCCCTGGGTATCGCCGCCGACCAGAGCACGTTGGCCCGGGTGGAGACCGACCTGGCTCTGTCCCAGCGTCTGGTCTCGCAGGCTCCCATCGGCATCGCCTTGCTGGACACCGGCCTGCGCTACCTGCTGGTCAATCCGGCCCTGGAGCGCATCAACGGCATTGCGGCCGCCGACCACGTCGGCAAGCATCCCCGCGACGTGCTGACGTTCCTCGATGTGGAGACGATCGAGTCCGCGCTGCGCCAGGTGCTGCTCACTGGCACGCCGGTGATCGACCAGTACACCGTCGGCCGTACCCCGGCCGACCCGGATCACGATCATGCCTGGTCGGTGTCGTACTTTCGTATCGAAGGCGCCAGCGGCCGGGTGATCGGGGTGGCGAACTCGGTGGTCGACGTCAGCGAACGCCATCGGGCCACCACCGAGGCGGACCGGGCCCGGCGCCGCCTCGCGGTGATCGCCGACGCCTCCGCCCGGGTCGGCACCACGCTGGAGGTGGAGAGGACCGCTCAGGAACTGGTCGAGGTCGCCGTGTCCGACCTGGCCGACATCGCCACGGTCGACATCCTTGACGACGTCCTCGCCTTCCGCCGTGCCGCGCCCTCCCACGAGCCGGGCCCGGAACTGTTCCGGTCGCTCGCCGTGGCCGCCGCCTACCCCACCCCTGCGACCACCGCCGCGCTGTCGGTCGGCGACCTCGCGGCATACGGGGCGGACCGGCTGATTACCCGCTGTGTCCATACCGGACAGCCGATCGTCGTCGCCCACGCCAGCGGCGCAGACCTGCAGCACATCGCCCGCGATGCCGACGCCGCGGCCGCCTTCGCCCAGGCCGGCGTGCACGCCTACCTCGCCGTGCCGCTGATCGCCCGCAATGAGGTCCTCGGCACTCTCGACTTGCTGCGCGCCCGCAACCCCCTCCCTTTCGACGAAGACGACGTGATCCTCGCCAGCGAGCTGGCCACCCGTGCCGCGGTCGCCATCGACAACGCCCGCTGGCACCAAAGCGTCCGCAACACCGCCGAAACCCTCCAGCGCAGCCTCCTGCCCAGCCACCCGCCCCCGCTCACGGGCCTGGAGGTCGCCTCGCTCTACCAGCCCGCCCAGGCAACCCACGAGGTCGGAGGGGACTGGTACGACGTCATACCCCTAGCCGACGACAGGACCGCGCTGGTGGTCGGCGACGTCATGGGCAACGGCATCGACGCCGCCGCCACCATGGGACGCCTGCGCACCGCCACCTGCGCCTTCGCCGACCTCGACCTCGACCCCGACCAGGTCCTCCAGCACCTCGACAAGATCACCCAAGGGCTCGAGCACTACATCGCCACCTGCATCTACGCCATCTACGACCCCCGCGATCACCGGTGCCGCATCGCCAACGCCGGACACCTCCCGCCCGTCCTCGCCCCGGCGGGCCACCGCACCCGGCTGCTCGACCTGCCCACCGGCGCGCCCCTCGGTGTCGGAGGCGTCCACTTCCACACCACCACCTTCGACCTGAACCCCGGCGACCGGCTCGTCCTCTACACCGACGGCCTCGTCGAAACCCGCCACCACCCCATCGACGAACGCCTGGACGCACTGCTGCACACGCTCGACGGACCGCGCCGGCCCCTGGCCGACACCTGCCAGTGGCTTCTGCACTCCCTGAGACATCCCGACGATCACGACGACGTCGCGATCCTCATCGCACAAGCCACGCCCGCGTGTTGA
- a CDS encoding DUF1772 domain-containing protein yields the protein MRVRLVQGLALLSTGALAGAFGYGAANLVPTFNAVPLDMRLSFHTQLMQMNGITMQGAMGMSALSALALAAMTRGASRRLAGWAGLLAVVSFLITRLGNVPINGRIKQWAATSAPADHAEILARWEAFNYARTGAAFAAFALLILLSLRRSHSAQDPNGRP from the coding sequence ATGCGCGTCCGGCTCGTCCAGGGCCTCGCCCTGCTGTCCACCGGTGCCCTCGCCGGCGCCTTCGGCTACGGAGCGGCCAACCTTGTGCCCACCTTCAACGCCGTACCGCTCGACATGAGGCTGTCCTTCCACACCCAGTTGATGCAGATGAACGGCATCACCATGCAAGGCGCCATGGGCATGTCGGCGCTCAGCGCGCTCGCGCTTGCCGCCATGACGCGTGGCGCCTCACGGCGGCTGGCCGGCTGGGCTGGGCTCCTCGCTGTTGTGTCCTTCCTGATCACCCGTCTCGGCAACGTCCCCATCAACGGCCGTATCAAGCAGTGGGCGGCCACCTCGGCACCCGCCGATCACGCCGAGATCCTGGCTCGCTGGGAGGCGTTCAACTACGCACGCACGGGCGCCGCGTTCGCCGCCTTCGCGCTGCTGATCCTTCTCTCCCTGCGCCGAAGCCACTCTGCTCAAGATCCAAACGGCAGACCCTAG
- a CDS encoding nuclear transport factor 2 family protein, producing the protein MTTLHTKPPEQFIADFFTTLTDAVVHGSEDTSDLMSRYYTRDVVQVADGIPLDWDRLLAHLRPVRKNLREFRFEVHEAFADGGRIAARFTIHARMRKGGPVSTRVHMFAEFTPDGLLRRAEQLTRSLTPAEPETGE; encoded by the coding sequence GTGACCACTCTCCACACGAAACCTCCCGAGCAGTTCATCGCCGACTTCTTCACGACCCTCACCGACGCCGTGGTCCATGGCTCGGAAGACACCTCTGACCTGATGTCCAGGTACTACACCCGTGACGTCGTTCAAGTCGCTGACGGCATACCACTCGACTGGGACCGCCTTCTCGCTCACCTCCGCCCCGTACGCAAGAACCTGCGAGAGTTCCGGTTCGAGGTGCACGAGGCGTTCGCGGACGGCGGCCGGATCGCGGCCCGCTTCACGATCCACGCCCGGATGCGCAAGGGCGGACCGGTGTCCACGCGAGTCCACATGTTCGCGGAGTTCACCCCCGACGGCCTGCTGCGACGAGCCGAGCAGCTCACGCGGTCCCTCACCCCCGCCGAACCGGAGACGGGAGAGTGA
- a CDS encoding TetR/AcrR family transcriptional regulator, with protein MTAFETPGDSSRARPRRRADAERSRVAVLDAAVRLLAERPDAGMATIAAAAGVTRQTVYAHFGTRDALLDAVADRITDQAMAAMNEAEENGGPALDQLLQLQDIGWRLFERNPVLLQLGSTRAGTAADQARHEPVAARLVRLIEKGQASGEFDPAPPATWLVAAVTALGHAAGDEVGADRMSVEEAATWLRTATLALLGVRPRNPAP; from the coding sequence TTGACTGCTTTCGAGACGCCCGGCGACTCGTCGCGGGCGCGGCCTCGCCGTCGCGCCGACGCTGAGCGCAGCAGGGTCGCCGTGCTGGACGCCGCGGTCCGGCTGCTGGCCGAGCGGCCCGATGCCGGAATGGCCACCATCGCCGCCGCGGCTGGCGTGACCCGCCAGACCGTGTACGCGCACTTCGGCACCCGTGACGCGCTGCTGGACGCTGTCGCCGACCGGATCACGGACCAGGCCATGGCCGCGATGAACGAGGCGGAAGAGAACGGCGGTCCCGCCCTGGACCAGCTGCTGCAGCTCCAGGACATCGGCTGGCGGCTGTTCGAACGTAACCCGGTGCTCCTCCAGCTCGGAAGCACCCGCGCCGGCACCGCCGCCGACCAGGCCCGCCATGAGCCCGTCGCAGCCCGCCTCGTCCGGCTGATCGAGAAGGGTCAGGCGTCAGGCGAGTTCGACCCCGCACCACCAGCCACCTGGCTGGTGGCCGCAGTTACCGCTCTCGGCCACGCAGCAGGCGACGAAGTCGGGGCGGACCGCATGTCAGTGGAGGAGGCGGCAACATGGCTACGGACCGCCACACTCGCCCTCCTAGGTGTCAGGCCCCGGAACCCGGCGCCCTAG